Genomic window (Mycobacteriales bacterium):
CCTGCGCCCGACGCGACCCCCGCGCCCGACGCCGCCCCCGCTCCCGGCGCGACCCCCGCGCCGGCCGCTGCCCCCGCTCCCGGCGCGACCCCCGCCGCCACCCCCACTCCCGCCGCCGCCGCCACCGGGGCGTTGCGGGCCGTGCTGTTCGACATGGACGGGCTGCTGGTCGACTCCGAACCCGTCTGGTCGGTCGCCGAGGCGGAGATCATGGACTGGCTCGGCGGGCCGTGGAACCTCGACGTCAAGGCCCGCTGCGTCGGCCGCCGCGTGGACGAGGCGTGCCGCATCCTGGTCGAGGTCGCCGGGTCGCCCGCCGACCCGCGCGAGGTGATGGACCGGCTGGTGGGGCGGATGTGCGAGCTGTTCCGCGCGCACCTGCCGTTGCTGCCGGGCGCGGTGGAGCTGGTCGACGCGGTGCGCGCGGCGGGGGTGGCGACGGCGCTGGTGTCGTCGTCGTACCGGGCGCTGGTCGACGCGGCGCTGGAGTCGATCGGGGCGGAACGCTTCGACGTCACGGTCGCGGGCGACGAGGTGGCGCGCGCGAAGCCGGACCCGGAGCCCTACCGCACCGCCGCCGCCGCGCTCGGCGCCCACCCCGCCGACTGCGTCGTCATCGAGGACAGCGTCGCCGGCTGCCGGTCCGGCGAGGCGGCGGGGTGCCGGGTGGTCGCCGTGCCGAACGTCGTCCCCGTCCCCCCGGATGCGGGCCGCCTGGTCGTCACGTCACTCACCGAGCTGCACCCCGGCCGCCTCGCCGGGCTCGTCGCGCACCCGTCACGTCACGGGTAGCGCCCCACCTCGCGACCCGTGGCGTCGTAGTACCGGGCCTGCCACGCGACGCTCGACCCATCGACCTGAACCACCGCCCCCAGGTACACCCGGTCAGGGGACTCAGCCACCGGCACCGTCGCGACGTCGTACGCGGCGGTGCGCGTCGTCAGGTGCACCCGCGCCACGTCCGGCGGCAGCGCGCCCCACACGACGATCCAGCTCGCGGCGTCGGTGTGCCGGACGGTGTCCCAGTGCAGCCCGGCGCGGAGCTGCCCCACCGGCCCCGAGTCGTCGTCGGCGTCGGCGTGCGTGTGCAGCACCTGGTCGGCCAGGTCGGTCCGCCACGACGTGCAACGCGTCCCGCCGCGGCCGCTCCAGGCGATCACCCACCACCGCCGGGAACCGGTCTGGCCCGTGGCTACCGGGAAGACCCCCGGCCCTCCCGGTTCCGTCCTCGGGTCGCACACGGCCTGGTCCGGCTCCGGGATGCCGTCGTCGTCCGGCGGCCGGAACCCGTGCCGCCGCAGGCACGACTCGAACGGCATCAGCACCAGGGCCGGGGCCTTCGTCCCGGGCCGCCCGCCCGGCGACGGCGAGACCGTCGTCCCCGCGCGGACGCACGCGCCGACCGCCCGCTGGGCGTCGGGATCCTTCAGATAGTCGGCGAACGGCCGCAGGTGCCCGCCCGACGCGGGCGGCGCGGCCTCCCGCCGGGCCAGCGCCGGCACCGCCAGCGTCGCGAGCAGCACGGCCGCCACACCCGCCACCGCGATGGTGACGGTGCGGCGGGTGCGGCGCGCGCGGTCGCGGCGTTCGATCGTGCCGAACGGCGGCGCCACCGCGCCCGCCCCCGCCGCGTCGACCGCCGCGCGGATCGTCCGGTCCAGGTCACTCATCGCCGCCACCTCCCAGCGCCACGGCGGCGGCGCGGCCCCGCGACAGCCGGCTCTTCACCGTGCCGGTCGCCACGCCCAGCTCGCGGGCGATCTCCGCCACCGGCAGTCCCAGGCCGTGGTGCAGCACCAGCACCTCGCGGTAGCGGCGCGGCAGCGCGGCCAGCAGCCGCTCGGCGTCCAGCCGCGCACCGTCCGGCTCCGGCGCGTCCGGCGGCGGCCCCAGCCGGGCCAGGCCGCGCGCCGCCACCCGCGCCCGCCGCCAGCGCGACGCCGACAGGCGGAACGCCACCGTGCGCAGCCACGCCTCCGGGTCGTCGTACTCCGACACCCGGTCCCACCTCGGCAGCAGCCGCACGAACGCCTCCTGCACGACCTCCTCCGCGTCGGCGGCGCTGCCGCAGACGACCGTCAGCAGGCCGACGAGACGGCCGTACGAGGCCGTGTAGAGCTCCGACACGGTCCCCGCCCTCGCGGGGACGCCGGCGGTGCCGGCGAGGGCTGCGTCCACGCTACTGACACGCCGCCCCGCCGTCGCGGGTTCCCGGCGGGCTCGCGTCAGTCGAGCAGGTCGGGCTGCTCGCGCACGATCCGCTGGTAGAGCGGCTGGAACGAGATCCAGCCCGCCACCTCGCTGCCCACCTGCTGCGACGTCCGCGCCGCCTGCTCCGGGTCGATCAGCACCCGCGGCCCCGCCGCCATCGCGAGGAGCTGCGCCTGGCAGGACCGTTCCATCGTCACGAACCACCACACCGCCGCGTCCACCGTCGACCCCACCGTCAGCAGGCCGTGGTTGCGCAGGATCACCGCCTTGTTGTCGCCGAGGGCGTGCGCGATCCGCTTCCCCTCCTCGACGTCGAGCACGACGCCGGTGTAGTCGTCGAAGAGCGCGTGGCTGCCGTAGAACGCGGTCACGTCCTGCGTGATCGGCTCCAGCTCCATCGCCAGCGCGCTGAACGCCTTGCCGTGCACCGAGTGCGAGTGCGCCGCCGCCACGACGTCCGGGCGCGCCGCGTGCACCTGCGAGTGGATCGCGAACGCCGCCGCGTTCACCGGGTGCCGGCCCTCCACGACCTCGCCCTGGTCGTTCACCAGGATGAGGTCGCTCACCCGGATGTGCGAGAACGGCATCGCGAACGGGTTGACCCAGAAGTGGTCGGGGAACTCGGGGTCGCGCGCCGTGATGTGGCCGGCGATGCCCTCCTCGAAGCCGAACTTCGAGAACAGCCGGAACCCGGCCGCCAGCCGCTGCTTGCGGTGCAGCCGCTCCTCCTCGACGTTCGCGAACGTCGGCATCGACAGGTACTCGAGCTCGGGACGGTTCGACGGCATGATCGACGGCATCGCGGCGGCTCCTCGGGGCGACCAGGCGCGGCCACCGGCCGCGCGCCGTCCAAGTGTGCCCCACCCGCCGCGGTGGTGGCACCTGGCGTCCCTGGCCGGGTCGGTGACCGGGTGCCGCTAGATTCCGCGCCGCTGACGCGGCGCTCCCTTTAGTCGCGGCACCCGGTCACCGACCCGTCCTCCGTCGCGGCTGCTACTCCGCGGCGATGGCGCGCAGGACGTCGAGGCGGGCGGCGCGGCGCGCCGGCAGGATCGCCGCGACGACGCCCGCGAGGGCGGCGACGAGCACGACGACGAGGAGCTGCCCCGCGGGCACGGTGAGCCGGTCGAACCCCTGGTCGCCCAACGCCTCCACCAGCGCCCACCCGAAGAACAACCCGATCACGAGCCCCAGCAGCGTCCCGAACAGGGCGATGATCACCGACTCCCAGCGCACCGTGCTCCGGAGCTGCTTGCGGGTCATGCCGACGGCGCGGAGCAGGCCGAGCTCGCGGGTGCGTTCGAAGATCGACAGCGCCAGCGTGTTGGCGATGCCCATCAGCGCGATGACGACGGCGAGGAAGAGCAGCACGTAGATCAGGCCGAGGAGCTGGTTGATCTGCGCCGACTGCGCCTCCTTGAACTCGGTCTGGTCCTGGAGCGTGGCGTTCGGGTAGGCGCGGGTGACGGCCTCGACGGCGCGGCGCGCGTCGGCCGCGCTCACGCCCGGGGCGCGCTTGACGAAGACGCGGGCGTCGAGCTGCGACGGGAAGTTCCGCGCGAACGCGTCCAGCGGCACGAGGTACTGCCCGCCCGCGTCCGCGCGGCGGTAGATCGTCGCGATGCGGAACCGGCGTTCGCCGGTCTTGGCGAACGACAGCCGCACGGTGTCGCCGACGTGCCAGCCCTTGCCGCGCGCCGTGGCCGCGTCGACCGCGAGGGTGTCGCCGCGCAGGTCGGCGAGGCTGCCGTCGGCGACGTCGAGGTCGATGATCGACGCGAAGCGTTCCGGGTCGACCCCGCCGAGGAAGCGTGGCGTCCCCTCGACCTTCGCCTGCCCGATCCGGAACCCGGACACCGCCCCGACCTCGGGCAGCCGGCCGAGCGAGGCGGCGAGCTCGGGGCTGAGCCCGCCGAAGCCGAACGTCCCGCTGTCGATCACGAAGTCGCCGGTGAACGCCTTGTCGATGCTCGCGTTGATCGACGTCTTGGCCGACGCCGCGAAGATCGTGATGAAGCCGACCAGCCCGACGCCGATCATCAGCGCGGCGGCGGTGGAGGCGGTGCGCTTGGGGTTGCGCATGGCGTTCTCGCGGGCGAGCGTGCCGGACATGCCGCGCAGGCGGGGGAGCGGCGCGCCGATCACCCGGCTCACCGGCCGCGCGAACACCGGCCCCAGCACGGCCACGCCGAAGAACACGACGGTGGCGCCGAGGCCGACGCTGGCGGCCTTGTTGCCGCTCTTGCCGAACAGGCCGCCGAGCAGCAGCGCCCCGCCCAGCGCCGTCACCAGCACGCCGACGATCGTGCGGCGGCGCGACCGGCCGGTGCCCTCGACGGCGAGCGCGCGCAGCGCGGCGATCGGCGGCACCTTCG
Coding sequences:
- a CDS encoding HAD family phosphatase, with the translated sequence MPRPGLPGAAPAPGAADTNADPGPPAASAATPAPDATPAPDAAPAPGATPAPAAAPAPGATPAATPTPAAAATGALRAVLFDMDGLLVDSEPVWSVAEAEIMDWLGGPWNLDVKARCVGRRVDEACRILVEVAGSPADPREVMDRLVGRMCELFRAHLPLLPGAVELVDAVRAAGVATALVSSSYRALVDAALESIGAERFDVTVAGDEVARAKPDPEPYRTAAAALGAHPADCVVIEDSVAGCRSGEAAGCRVVAVPNVVPVPPDAGRLVVTSLTELHPGRLAGLVAHPSRHG
- a CDS encoding sigma-70 family RNA polymerase sigma factor — translated: MDAALAGTAGVPARAGTVSELYTASYGRLVGLLTVVCGSAADAEEVVQEAFVRLLPRWDRVSEYDDPEAWLRTVAFRLSASRWRRARVAARGLARLGPPPDAPEPDGARLDAERLLAALPRRYREVLVLHHGLGLPVAEIARELGVATGTVKSRLSRGRAAAVALGGGGDE
- a CDS encoding class II aldolase/adducin family protein, translated to MPSNRPELEYLSMPTFANVEEERLHRKQRLAAGFRLFSKFGFEEGIAGHITARDPEFPDHFWVNPFAMPFSHIRVSDLILVNDQGEVVEGRHPVNAAAFAIHSQVHAARPDVVAAAHSHSVHGKAFSALAMELEPITQDVTAFYGSHALFDDYTGVVLDVEEGKRIAHALGDNKAVILRNHGLLTVGSTVDAAVWWFVTMERSCQAQLLAMAAGPRVLIDPEQAARTSQQVGSEVAGWISFQPLYQRIVREQPDLLD
- a CDS encoding FtsX-like permease family protein, whose protein sequence is MLRIALKGLLARKLRLFTTSLAVLLGVAFMSGTLVLTDTIGRTFDTLFANAAAGTDAVVRGKAVVTSQFGEQRDRVPVALVDTVRAVPGVAAAEGVVAGYTQIVDRAGKPVGNPGRGAPTFGRNWVETRELNPFVLAEGRAPAADGEVALDRYTAKKAGAAVGDTVTVLVEKGPQRVRVVGIATFGDADGTGGATNVMFTANAAQRLVGTPGELDAVAAVAADGVSQTELRDRLAAAVPASAEAITGKALTEENQSAIRKALRFFDTFLLTFAVVALLVGSFIIYNTFSIIVAQRGREMALLRAVGASRRQVLAAVLVEALAVGLLASLLGMLLGIVIAGGLKGILAAFGVDIPAGGIVFSGKTAVTALVAGVGVSVASAFFPARRAAKVPPIAALRALAVEGTGRSRRRTIVGVLVTALGGALLLGGLFGKSGNKAASVGLGATVVFFGVAVLGPVFARPVSRVIGAPLPRLRGMSGTLARENAMRNPKRTASTAAALMIGVGLVGFITIFAASAKTSINASIDKAFTGDFVIDSGTFGFGGLSPELAASLGRLPEVGAVSGFRIGQAKVEGTPRFLGGVDPERFASIIDLDVADGSLADLRGDTLAVDAATARGKGWHVGDTVRLSFAKTGERRFRIATIYRRADAGGQYLVPLDAFARNFPSQLDARVFVKRAPGVSAADARRAVEAVTRAYPNATLQDQTEFKEAQSAQINQLLGLIYVLLFLAVVIALMGIANTLALSIFERTRELGLLRAVGMTRKQLRSTVRWESVIIALFGTLLGLVIGLFFGWALVEALGDQGFDRLTVPAGQLLVVVLVAALAGVVAAILPARRAARLDVLRAIAAE